In Prunus dulcis chromosome 1, ALMONDv2, whole genome shotgun sequence, the following are encoded in one genomic region:
- the LOC117623402 gene encoding inactive leucine-rich repeat receptor-like protein kinase CORYNE: MDRRRSTSKLNSRLTRLLLLLFIFCFRQETVQCQETEPPSSSKQPHFKNQLQRIILSIVLGVVTGLICALLTALLVRCFLRYISRTPILKGPVIFSPKIDPKTLQLALTNENQLLGSSPNGKYYRTVLDNGLIIAVKQLGPFSECSSPESQSKSVKRRIQQELEVLAGLRHRHLMSLRAYVREHDRFSLVYDFVPNGSLEDAMNRVRANQLQLGWEVRLRVAVGVIKGLQYLHSYVPQIMHYNLKPTNVMLDSEFEPRLGDYGLAKLTPYLDGATSGYSAPECFQNGRYSDKSDIFSFGMILGVLLTGRDPTDPFFGEAASGGSLGRWLRHLQQAGEAREALDKSIIGEEGEEDEMLMAVRIAVVCLSDLPAERPSSDELVHMLTQLHSF; encoded by the exons ATggatagaagaagaagtacTTCAAAATTGAACAGTAGGCTTACTAGGCTTCTCCTTTTGCTATTCATATTCTGCTTTCGCCAAGAAACTGTGCAGTGCCAAGAAACTGAGCCTCCATCGTCGTCAAAGCAGCCCCACTTCAAGAACCAGCTTCAAAGAATCATTCTCAGCATTGTGTTGGGAGTAGTGACAGGACTAATTTGTGCCCTTCTCACTGCTCTCTTGGTCCGCTGCTTTCTCCGCTACATTAGCAGAACCCCAATTCTAAAAGGCCCTGTCATATTTTCTCCGAAAATCGATCCCAAGACGCTCCAATTGGCATTAACTAATGAAAACCAGTTACTGGGTTCTAGCCCAAATGGCAAGTACTACAGGACTGTTCTTGACAATGGGCTTATCATTGCAGTCAAGCAGCTTGGACCCTTTTCCGAGTGTAGTTCGCCAGAGTCTCAGAGCAAGTCGGTGAAGAGGCGAATACAGCAGGAGCTTGAAGTTCTTGCTGGCCTGAGGCATAGGCATTTGATGAGCCTGAGGGCTTATGTTCGTGAACACGATAGGTTCTCTTTGGTTTATGATTTTGTGCCCAATGGGAGCCTAGAGGATGCTATGAATAGAGTTAGAGCAAACCAATTGCAGCTTGGTTGGGAAGTTCGGCTTCGGGTTGCAGTTGGGGTGATTAAGGGGCTTCAGTATCTTCACTCGTATGTTCCTCAGATTATGCACTACAACTTAAAGCCTACAAATGTTATGTTGGATTCGGAGTTTGAACCGAGATTGGGAGATTATGGGTTGGCCAAGCTTACGCCTTATTTGGATGGAGCAACATCTGGCTACAGCGCTCCAGAGTGTTTCCAGAATGGCAG GTACAGTGATAAGAGCGACATCTTCAGCTTTGGGATgatattgggtgttttattAACTGGTAGAGACCCAACTGACCCCTTCTTTGGGGAAGCAGCTAGTGGTGGAAGTTTAGGACGGTGGCTGCGGCACTTGCAGCAAGCCGGGGAGGCACGGGAAGCATTAGATAAGAGTATAATAGGGGAAGAGGGGGAGGAAGATGAGATGTTGATGGCAGTGAGAATTGCTGTTGTATGCCTATCAGATTTGCCAGCAGAGAGACCCTCAAGTGATGAGCTTGTTCACATGCTAACCCAACTGCACAGTTTTTGA
- the LOC117616673 gene encoding light-regulated protein, chloroplastic: MQAILPSVSPLALATPTTTKSLALPCSSSIPRLLKSPRCPPLKAANVTEDPSAVDYSSVTSVFPAEACDTIGGEACDVEMYPEVKLKPEDRNNTAKTTSEQLDRDYLEYDSPKTVFPGEACDDLGGEFCEPEYQRGVH; encoded by the exons ATGCAGGCCATTCTACCATCTGTATCACCCCTTGCCCTTGCAacacccaccaccaccaagtCCCTTGCCTTGCCATGCAGCTCCTCCATTCCAAGGCTACTAAAATCCCCAAGGTGCCCCCCACTCAAGGCAGCCAATGTCACAGAAGACCCTTCTGCTGTTGATTACAGCTCCGTCACTTC TGTTTTTCCGGCAGAGGCTTGCGACACAATCGGAGGAGAAGCTTGTGATGTCGAAATGTATCCTGAGGTGAAGCTCAAACCAGAAGACAGGAACAACACAGCAAAGACTACTTCTGAGCAGTTGGATAGAGATTATCTAGAGTACGACAGCCCCAAGAC GGTCTTTCCTGGAGAGGCTTGTGATGATCTGGGAGGAGAATTTTGTGAGCCTGAGTATCAGAGAGGGGTTCACTAG
- the LOC117616672 gene encoding uncharacterized protein LOC117616672 isoform X2: protein MVQRFFSVRQMDLQQNSQSHPVMLLSGPPSCGKTSLIFQFAFNSAMEEAHHGNTNGKVMFICNRRKLEAKPPYLSQGVDSSSETFQRIQMKYVDDDEGIKKYFAAFHLHDTFPVAVIIDDFGDFFDERSCQERYGNPRGRDLAMVRTLALCHNAMVHANETSPCKLLLSDTHHGDSPRLLFIYKRWVTTIFTIQGDGSGSFVLKDYSNSGRTKTAKYSIALQYLFLEEITEASE from the exons ATGGTGCAGAGATTTTTCTCAGTGAGGCAAATGGACCTCCAACAAAACAGCCAATCCCACCCTGTCATGCTTCTCTCTGGCCCTCCTTCCTG CGGAAAAACCTCCCTAATATTCCAGTTTGCATTCAACTCCGCAATGGAGGAGGCCCACCATGGCAATACTAATGGTAAAGTGATGTTCATTTGCAACCGCCGCAAGTTAGAGGCCAAGCCCCCTTATCTTTCCCAG GGCGTTGATTCATCCTCTGAGACATTTCAGCGCATACAAATGAA GTATgtggatgatgatgaaggaATTAAGAAGTACTTTGCTGCGTTTCACCTGCATGACACATTTCCTGTGGCAGTTATTATTGATGATTTTGGAGATTTCTTTGATGAAAG GAGCTGCCAAGAAAGATATGGTAACCCACGTGGAAGAGACTTAGCAATGGTTCGGACACTCGCCTTATGTCACAATGCCATGGTTCATGCCAA TGAAACGAGTCCTTGCAAGCTTCTGCTGTCTGATACACACCATGGAGACTCCCCAAGGTTGCTCTTCATCTACAAAAGATGGGTTACAACCATTTTTACAATTCAAG GTGATGGCTCTGGATCGTTTGTTCTAAAAGACTATAGCAATTCAGGGAGGACAAAGACTGCTAAGTATTCCATTGCTCTCCAGTATCTTTTTCTGGAGGAGATCACTGAAGCGAGTGAATAG
- the LOC117616672 gene encoding uncharacterized protein LOC117616672 isoform X1 produces MVQRFFSVRQMDLQQNSQSHPVMLLSGPPSCGKTSLIFQFAFNSAMEEAHHGNTNGKVMFICNRRKLEAKPPYLSQGVDSSSETFQRIQMNFHLYRYVDDDEGIKKYFAAFHLHDTFPVAVIIDDFGDFFDERSCQERYGNPRGRDLAMVRTLALCHNAMVHANETSPCKLLLSDTHHGDSPRLLFIYKRWVTTIFTIQGDGSGSFVLKDYSNSGRTKTAKYSIALQYLFLEEITEASE; encoded by the exons ATGGTGCAGAGATTTTTCTCAGTGAGGCAAATGGACCTCCAACAAAACAGCCAATCCCACCCTGTCATGCTTCTCTCTGGCCCTCCTTCCTG CGGAAAAACCTCCCTAATATTCCAGTTTGCATTCAACTCCGCAATGGAGGAGGCCCACCATGGCAATACTAATGGTAAAGTGATGTTCATTTGCAACCGCCGCAAGTTAGAGGCCAAGCCCCCTTATCTTTCCCAG GGCGTTGATTCATCCTCTGAGACATTTCAGCGCATACAAATGAA TTTTCATCTGTATAGGTATgtggatgatgatgaaggaATTAAGAAGTACTTTGCTGCGTTTCACCTGCATGACACATTTCCTGTGGCAGTTATTATTGATGATTTTGGAGATTTCTTTGATGAAAG GAGCTGCCAAGAAAGATATGGTAACCCACGTGGAAGAGACTTAGCAATGGTTCGGACACTCGCCTTATGTCACAATGCCATGGTTCATGCCAA TGAAACGAGTCCTTGCAAGCTTCTGCTGTCTGATACACACCATGGAGACTCCCCAAGGTTGCTCTTCATCTACAAAAGATGGGTTACAACCATTTTTACAATTCAAG GTGATGGCTCTGGATCGTTTGTTCTAAAAGACTATAGCAATTCAGGGAGGACAAAGACTGCTAAGTATTCCATTGCTCTCCAGTATCTTTTTCTGGAGGAGATCACTGAAGCGAGTGAATAG